Proteins from a genomic interval of Bacillota bacterium:
- the grpE gene encoding nucleotide exchange factor GrpE translates to MVEELDNASGAAEAALERTLDQGGVQAESTESVGSVGSAESVKSQESQEFRKSQNEQGEACEGELARLMEELERVKQERDKYLAGWQRTQADFENFKKRARQEKEELSTVVVEETVLKVLPIIDNLERALAFSRAKNDAEPLISGVELTLRQFMDTLAREGITPIEAKDKSFDPRFHEAMMQVESDGAAENTVVEEIQRGYRSRTRVLRPSLVKVSRRPESGLESGLESGKEA, encoded by the coding sequence TTGGTAGAGGAATTGGACAATGCTTCAGGGGCCGCGGAGGCCGCCCTGGAGAGGACCCTGGACCAGGGGGGAGTCCAGGCAGAATCCACAGAATCCGTAGGATCCGTAGGATCCGCAGAATCCGTAAAATCTCAGGAATCCCAGGAATTCCGGAAATCCCAAAATGAGCAGGGGGAAGCGTGTGAGGGCGAGCTTGCCAGGCTTATGGAGGAGCTGGAAAGGGTAAAGCAGGAGAGGGATAAGTACCTGGCCGGCTGGCAGAGGACACAGGCGGATTTCGAGAATTTCAAGAAGAGGGCGCGCCAGGAGAAGGAGGAACTCTCCACTGTCGTCGTTGAGGAGACCGTGCTCAAGGTTCTCCCGATAATAGACAATCTCGAGCGCGCGCTGGCTTTTTCGAGGGCGAAGAACGATGCAGAGCCGCTCATAAGCGGCGTGGAGCTGACGCTTCGCCAGTTCATGGATACCCTCGCAAGGGAGGGCATAACGCCCATCGAGGCGAAGGATAAGTCATTCGACCCCAGATTTCACGAGGCAATGATGCAGGTGGAAAGCGACGGGGCCGCCGAGAACACGGTTGTTGAGGAAATCCAGCGAGGCTACCGGTCGCGCACGAGGGTGCTGCGGCCTTCCCTGGTGAAGGTTTCGAGGCGGCCTGAATCTGGTTTGGAATCTGGTTTGGAATCCGGCAAGGAGGCATAG
- the hrcA gene encoding heat-inducible transcription repressor HrcA, with amino-acid sequence MNERKKRILQAVTDDYISTAEPVGSRTIARRYNLGISPATIRNEMADLEEGGYLEQPHTSAGRIPSDKGYRFYVDAIMQARPLSKEERAAIYKELKQRQHEIEALIQHTARLIADLSHCAALVLCPRLQNSVLRHIELIPLNDENILVILVTSPGFVETRVVETPRPLSAGELHRVAEFLNARLQGMVVADIRFSLLEQLHSELVRYNSLLEGTLDLIIKTFRTSGKERIYREGTMNILEQPEFRDIEKVKPLFEFLGEDDTLIDVLGSASSGQIRVVIGKEHGMAEIRDCSMISAPYGTRSNIVGILAVLGPTRMDYARIIGLVEFMAGLLSDTLMEIDAS; translated from the coding sequence ATGAACGAGAGGAAAAAGCGCATATTGCAGGCGGTTACAGATGATTACATCTCAACCGCCGAGCCGGTAGGATCAAGGACGATTGCCCGCAGGTATAATCTGGGGATCAGCCCAGCTACAATAAGGAATGAAATGGCTGACCTCGAGGAGGGCGGGTACCTGGAGCAGCCTCATACCTCGGCCGGCCGGATCCCGTCGGACAAGGGCTATAGGTTTTACGTGGATGCGATCATGCAGGCGAGGCCGTTGAGCAAGGAAGAGCGGGCGGCGATCTACAAGGAGCTCAAGCAGAGGCAACATGAGATAGAGGCCCTGATTCAGCATACAGCCAGGCTTATCGCTGATCTTTCTCACTGCGCCGCTCTCGTCCTGTGCCCGAGGCTTCAGAACAGCGTCCTGAGACATATAGAGCTGATTCCCTTGAATGATGAGAACATCCTGGTGATCCTCGTTACGAGCCCGGGCTTTGTCGAGACAAGGGTTGTTGAAACCCCCCGGCCTCTCAGCGCGGGTGAGCTCCATAGGGTTGCGGAGTTTCTAAATGCGCGCCTGCAGGGGATGGTTGTAGCGGATATAAGGTTCTCGCTCTTGGAGCAGCTGCATTCCGAGCTTGTGCGCTACAATTCCCTGCTCGAGGGGACTCTCGACCTCATCATAAAGACCTTCAGGACATCCGGGAAGGAGCGTATTTACCGGGAGGGCACGATGAACATCCTCGAGCAGCCGGAGTTTAGAGATATAGAGAAGGTTAAGCCCCTTTTCGAATTCCTCGGGGAGGACGATACCCTCATAGACGTCCTCGGGAGCGCTTCATCCGGCCAGATCAGGGTGGTCATTGGCAAGGAGCATGGGATGGCGGAGATCCGGGATTGCAGCATGATCAGCGCCCCTTATGGCACCCGGAGCAATATAGTTGGCATCCTGGCTGTGCTGGGTCCTACGAGGATGGACTATGCGCGCATCATAGGCCTTGTTGAATTCATGGCGGGGCTTTTGAGCGACACACTGATGGAGATAGATGCGAGTTGA
- a CDS encoding Rrf2 family transcriptional regulator: MKLSTRGRYGVRLMFDLALNFGKGPIPLKDIAKRQDISEHYLEQLVAPLRRAGMVTSIRGAQGGYELSKRPEEITVGDIIRVLEGPIAPVECAGMNAPSEACDRADRCVARLIWERLRDSITSLLDSITLADMCEDVGKLSGEQDSYMYYI, translated from the coding sequence ATGAAGCTATCGACTCGCGGCAGGTATGGCGTGAGGCTGATGTTTGATCTGGCCCTCAACTTCGGCAAGGGACCCATACCTCTCAAGGATATCGCGAAGCGGCAGGACATCTCCGAGCATTACCTTGAACAGCTCGTGGCTCCATTGAGGCGGGCGGGAATGGTAACCAGCATCCGCGGCGCGCAGGGGGGATATGAGCTCTCAAAACGCCCTGAGGAGATCACTGTAGGGGATATAATCAGGGTGCTCGAGGGACCAATCGCGCCTGTTGAATGCGCCGGCATGAATGCCCCATCCGAGGCCTGCGACAGGGCTGACAGGTGCGTTGCGCGCCTCATCTGGGAGCGACTCAGGGATAGCATCACGTCACTGCTGGATTCCATCACACTCGCAGATATGTGCGAGGATGTCGGGAAGCTGTCTGGGGAACAAGATAGCTATATGTACTATATTTAG
- a CDS encoding radical SAM protein — MEEGAWKEITLGTGGAGSTGTDRGLEEAWRVRKANFTDIIYFPVPSIIRYDTECYTNSPASFVPVSITGRACALRCDHCNGRILENMIPAATSGALLALGKRLAGAGCRGLLISGGSGPDGSVPLDSFIDAISELKRAYGLRIAVHTGLVDRNQARRLAGAGIDVAMIDVIGSAATARRVYHLEAAPQDYIGSVRNLKDEGVPVVPHIVLGLDYGRLEGEVDALYALSTCGIHELVLVIMMPLKGTRMESARPPGPSELAGVFALARGLFHRQHIFLGCARPGGDHRRDVELLAVRAGFNGIAYPSDETIRLARDLGLEAVFSEQCCSLVV; from the coding sequence ATGGAGGAAGGAGCCTGGAAGGAAATCACGCTCGGGACCGGTGGGGCCGGCTCCACCGGGACCGATCGCGGCCTTGAAGAGGCGTGGCGGGTGAGAAAGGCCAACTTTACCGATATCATTTATTTCCCCGTTCCCAGCATCATAAGATATGATACAGAATGTTACACAAACAGCCCTGCAAGCTTTGTCCCCGTTTCTATAACAGGGAGAGCGTGCGCCCTCAGGTGCGATCACTGCAATGGCCGCATCCTGGAGAATATGATCCCGGCGGCGACGTCTGGAGCCCTCCTCGCCCTGGGGAAGAGGCTGGCGGGTGCCGGCTGCCGCGGTCTTCTCATAAGCGGCGGCTCGGGCCCGGATGGCTCCGTCCCACTGGACTCATTTATCGACGCGATAAGCGAGCTCAAGCGGGCGTACGGGCTTCGAATTGCCGTTCACACGGGGCTGGTCGACAGAAACCAGGCCCGGCGGCTGGCAGGAGCGGGCATCGATGTAGCCATGATCGACGTCATCGGGAGTGCGGCAACCGCCCGCAGGGTCTACCACCTCGAGGCCGCCCCCCAGGATTACATCGGGTCTGTCAGAAACTTGAAGGACGAGGGCGTGCCCGTGGTGCCTCACATTGTCCTGGGCCTCGACTACGGGCGCCTCGAGGGAGAGGTCGACGCCCTGTATGCCCTTTCCACCTGCGGTATTCATGAGCTTGTCCTGGTTATTATGATGCCGCTCAAGGGCACGCGCATGGAGAGTGCCAGGCCGCCCGGACCCTCGGAGCTTGCCGGGGTGTTTGCGCTCGCGAGGGGCTTGTTTCATCGCCAGCACATATTCCTTGGCTGTGCAAGGCCGGGAGGAGATCACAGGCGCGATGTCGAATTACTCGCGGTAAGGGCCGGGTTCAACGGGATCGCTTATCCATCCGATGAGACGATTCGCCTCGCTCGCGACCTGGGGCTCGAGGCAGTATTCTCAGAGCAGTGTTGTTCGCTGGTGGTATGA
- the lepA gene encoding elongation factor 4 → MENLENTENIRNFSIIAHIDHGKSTLADRILEYTGALSEREMEEQVLDQMDLERERGITIKAKAVRLSYTSAASGDTYTFNLIDTPGHVDFSYEVSRSLAACEGAILVIDASQGVEAQTLANLYLAIEHDLAIVPVINKIDLPGAEPDRVKKELKDIAGIDPGECILASAKTGQGTIEILEAVAQRIPAPRGSRGSPLRALIFDSHFDPYRGVIAYVRVVDGQIAPGMKIKMMATDKVFDVDEVGVFRPRMQGIDRLSAGEVGYVIAGVKNVKDAHVGDTITGAQNPAGSPLPGYRKVQPMVFCGMYPVETNRYEELRDALDKLQLNDASLAYEPETSVALGFGFRCGFLGLLHMEIVQERLEREFGLDLVTTAPSVVYKVVKTSGEVVDVDNPAKLPPAGEIQRIEEPYVRATILTPAEYVGSVMELCQERRGEYRSMEYLSESRVMLEYDLPLSEILLDFFDKLKAKTRGYASLDYGYSGHRESRLVKLDILLNDKPVDALSSIIHADKAYQRGRQLVEKLRGIIPRQMFEVPIQAAVGSRVVARETVKALRKNVLQKCYGGDVTRKKKLLEKQREGKKRMKQLGNVEVPQEAFMAILKVD, encoded by the coding sequence ATGGAGAACTTGGAGAACACGGAGAACATAAGGAACTTTTCTATAATCGCACATATTGATCATGGCAAATCAACGCTCGCTGATCGCATTCTCGAGTACACGGGGGCTCTTTCGGAGCGAGAGATGGAGGAACAGGTGCTCGACCAGATGGACCTCGAGCGTGAACGGGGCATCACCATCAAGGCCAAGGCGGTCAGGCTGAGCTACACCTCGGCGGCCAGCGGCGATACCTACACGTTTAATCTCATAGATACACCGGGCCATGTGGATTTCTCATACGAGGTCTCGAGGAGCCTTGCCGCATGCGAGGGGGCCATCCTGGTGATCGATGCGTCCCAGGGCGTGGAGGCGCAGACCCTTGCCAATCTCTACCTGGCCATCGAGCACGACCTCGCGATCGTGCCCGTAATCAACAAGATCGACCTGCCGGGGGCCGAGCCCGACAGGGTTAAAAAGGAGCTCAAAGACATCGCCGGCATTGATCCCGGCGAGTGCATCCTGGCGAGCGCCAAGACGGGCCAGGGCACCATTGAGATCCTGGAGGCGGTCGCCCAGAGAATACCCGCGCCCCGGGGGTCGAGGGGAAGCCCCTTGCGGGCCCTGATCTTCGATTCCCACTTCGACCCCTATCGCGGGGTCATAGCCTATGTACGGGTTGTTGATGGCCAGATCGCGCCGGGGATGAAGATTAAGATGATGGCCACCGACAAGGTATTCGATGTTGATGAGGTCGGTGTGTTCCGGCCGCGAATGCAGGGCATCGACAGGCTTTCCGCGGGCGAGGTGGGTTATGTCATAGCCGGGGTCAAAAACGTCAAGGATGCGCATGTAGGTGATACTATCACCGGTGCCCAGAATCCGGCGGGATCCCCCCTGCCCGGCTACCGCAAGGTCCAACCGATGGTGTTTTGCGGGATGTACCCTGTGGAGACCAATAGATATGAGGAATTGCGGGATGCCCTGGACAAATTGCAGCTGAATGACGCCTCCCTTGCCTATGAGCCTGAAACCTCCGTCGCCCTCGGTTTTGGATTCAGGTGCGGATTCCTGGGCCTGCTTCACATGGAGATCGTCCAGGAGAGGCTCGAGCGGGAGTTCGGCCTCGACCTCGTGACAACCGCTCCCAGCGTGGTCTACAAGGTTGTCAAGACCAGCGGGGAGGTTGTTGATGTCGATAACCCCGCCAAGCTCCCGCCGGCCGGCGAGATCCAGAGGATAGAGGAGCCTTATGTGAGGGCCACGATCCTGACGCCTGCGGAGTATGTGGGGTCCGTTATGGAGCTATGCCAGGAGCGTCGCGGCGAATACAGGAGCATGGAGTACCTGAGCGAATCAAGGGTCATGCTCGAGTATGACCTGCCCCTCAGCGAGATACTGCTGGATTTTTTTGATAAGCTCAAGGCGAAGACGAGGGGGTATGCCTCGCTCGACTACGGGTATTCCGGCCACCGGGAGTCGCGCCTGGTGAAGCTGGATATCCTGCTGAACGACAAGCCCGTGGATGCCCTTTCATCTATCATCCACGCGGACAAGGCTTATCAGCGGGGGCGCCAGCTTGTGGAGAAGCTTAGGGGGATAATACCGCGGCAGATGTTCGAGGTGCCGATACAGGCCGCGGTCGGCAGCAGGGTGGTCGCCCGCGAGACAGTGAAGGCCCTGAGAAAGAACGTCCTCCAGAAGTGTTACGGCGGGGACGTCACGCGAAAGAAGAAGCTCCTCGAGAAGCAGAGGGAAGGCAAGAAGCGGATGAAGCAGCTCGGCAACGTGGAGGTCCCACAGGAGGCGTTCATGGCCATCTTGAAGGTTGACTGA
- the hemW gene encoding radical SAM family heme chaperone HemW has translation MAGYSSDHDPGISVYVHIPFCIRKCYYCDFNSYPLDGEVGGEFGGKVARAYIDALVQEAARTGELLARKGLGVRTLYIGGGTPTCLPAELLARALRGLGRNLPVREGAEITVEANPGTLDEAKLEVMLAAGVNRLSLGAQAMDDDLLARIGRIHKVSDFLESFAAARRAGFENINVDLIFALPGQDLARWRGTLEAVADLAPEHISTYNLVIEKDTRFGQELEAGVLEPVDEDLDADMYQYTIDYLPERGYEHYEISNFALPGRSCLHNITYWGNGAYLGLGAGAHSHFDGMRYFNSLLPGDYAVRVAGGLSPVAEAERVSDETERRDAVILGLRMLRGVLDSEFYARFGIHLRDAFGPQLLELSGRGLLHVDENGDIALTRKGLFLANEVFVQFLP, from the coding sequence ATGGCAGGTTACAGTTCAGATCATGATCCCGGTATATCTGTTTATGTTCATATTCCGTTCTGCATACGAAAGTGCTATTATTGCGACTTTAATTCATATCCTCTAGATGGTGAGGTTGGCGGCGAGTTCGGCGGCAAGGTTGCCCGCGCCTATATTGACGCGCTGGTTCAGGAGGCAGCGCGCACCGGGGAATTGCTTGCCCGGAAGGGGCTTGGGGTCCGGACCCTGTATATCGGCGGCGGGACGCCGACATGCCTGCCCGCGGAGCTCCTGGCCAGGGCGCTGAGGGGGCTGGGCCGGAACCTTCCGGTCAGAGAGGGCGCTGAGATTACAGTAGAGGCAAACCCGGGCACCCTGGATGAGGCAAAGCTCGAAGTCATGCTGGCTGCAGGGGTAAATCGCCTGAGCCTCGGCGCCCAGGCGATGGATGATGATCTCCTGGCGAGAATCGGCCGGATCCACAAGGTAAGCGATTTCCTGGAATCCTTTGCTGCGGCGCGGAGGGCCGGATTTGAGAACATAAATGTCGACCTGATTTTCGCCCTGCCCGGGCAGGACCTGGCCCGGTGGCGGGGAACCCTGGAGGCCGTGGCGGACCTCGCACCGGAGCACATCTCCACCTACAACCTGGTGATAGAGAAGGATACCAGGTTTGGCCAGGAGCTGGAGGCGGGGGTGCTGGAGCCTGTGGACGAAGATCTTGACGCCGATATGTACCAGTATACCATCGATTACCTCCCAGAGAGGGGCTATGAGCATTACGAGATCTCGAACTTCGCGCTCCCGGGACGTTCGTGTCTCCACAACATCACCTATTGGGGAAACGGGGCGTACCTCGGCCTGGGGGCAGGTGCCCACTCGCATTTCGATGGGATGCGGTATTTCAATTCCCTCTTGCCTGGCGACTATGCCGTTCGCGTTGCTGGCGGGCTGAGCCCTGTTGCGGAGGCTGAACGGGTTTCAGACGAGACCGAGAGGCGGGATGCGGTTATCCTAGGCCTCAGGATGCTCCGGGGGGTGCTGGACAGCGAGTTTTATGCGCGTTTCGGTATTCACCTGCGCGATGCCTTTGGGCCGCAACTGCTCGAGCTGAGCGGGCGAGGGCTTCTCCATGTTGACGAGAATGGCGACATTGCACTCACAAGGAAGGGCCTCTTCCTGGCTAATGAGGTATTCGTACAGTTTTTGCCATAA
- a CDS encoding radical SAM protein, whose amino-acid sequence MQAPGPTPAIEESPEPEIEESPEYVRTSLGAAIALGFSPGAFYRDARAYCVNLLLTYGDGCRANCAYCGLSRSRAGEYTDKSFIRVKWPVVRVSEVAERIGEIGDSAGSRGEVEVRRVCISMVTHPRAAADVVRVAMAIRSRSDVPISGLLTPTTLARSDLEAMKNAGIDRIGIAVDAATQGIFDVLRGHGVRGPHRWESYWKALAEAVEVFGRWMVGCHLIAGLGETEQEMAGAIQMAHDMGVVTHLFAFYPEHGSAMECHERPSLESYRRIQLARYLINEGIARCEDFSFDGGGTITGYGIPRDKLESVVGLGLPFITSGCPGKHGELGCNRPYANERPGEPIRNYPFPPDEQDIEEIRAQLGLSM is encoded by the coding sequence ATGCAGGCGCCGGGGCCCACCCCGGCGATTGAAGAGAGCCCTGAGCCTGAGATTGAAGAAAGCCCTGAATACGTGCGCACGAGCCTGGGCGCGGCCATCGCGTTGGGCTTCAGCCCAGGGGCTTTTTACAGGGATGCAAGGGCCTACTGTGTTAACTTGCTTTTGACCTATGGGGATGGGTGCAGGGCAAATTGCGCCTATTGCGGCCTCTCGCGCAGCCGGGCCGGCGAGTATACGGATAAAAGCTTTATACGCGTCAAGTGGCCAGTCGTCAGGGTGAGCGAGGTCGCGGAGCGAATTGGTGAAATTGGCGATTCAGCCGGGTCGCGGGGCGAGGTCGAGGTGCGAAGGGTGTGTATCTCCATGGTTACCCACCCGAGAGCTGCGGCCGATGTGGTGCGCGTGGCAATGGCTATTCGCTCGCGATCGGATGTGCCGATCTCGGGGCTTCTGACCCCTACAACCCTCGCGAGGTCGGACCTGGAGGCGATGAAGAATGCCGGCATCGATAGAATCGGCATCGCCGTTGACGCGGCAACGCAGGGGATTTTCGACGTCTTGCGTGGCCACGGCGTGAGGGGGCCCCACAGGTGGGAGAGCTACTGGAAAGCCCTTGCTGAAGCGGTTGAGGTGTTTGGCCGGTGGATGGTTGGTTGCCACCTGATCGCCGGCCTCGGGGAGACGGAACAGGAGATGGCGGGCGCCATACAGATGGCGCACGACATGGGCGTCGTCACCCACCTTTTTGCCTTTTATCCCGAGCACGGTTCGGCCATGGAGTGCCACGAGCGGCCCTCCCTCGAATCTTACCGCAGGATTCAGCTCGCGCGATATTTGATAAATGAGGGCATTGCAAGGTGCGAGGACTTCTCGTTTGACGGCGGGGGGACGATCACCGGCTATGGAATCCCCCGCGACAAGCTTGAAAGTGTAGTAGGGCTCGGCCTCCCGTTCATAACGAGCGGGTGCCCGGGCAAGCATGGCGAGCTGGGCTGCAACCGGCCCTACGCGAACGAAAGGCCCGGGGAGCCCATCAGGAACTACCCCTTCCCGCCGGACGAGCAGGATATAGAGGAGATCAGGGCCCAGCTTGGTTTGTCCATGTGA